A single Ziziphus jujuba cultivar Dongzao chromosome 11, ASM3175591v1 DNA region contains:
- the LOC125419418 gene encoding pentatricopeptide repeat-containing protein At2g20710, mitochondrial isoform X1: MKFFGNHFGSPRTRSLLSVSYYYNYSTSPRSSWKQPVDALYRKISPIGDPKVSVVPVLDQWVHDRQYVSKTGLLDIIKELRHYGRYSHALEISMWMTEKRYYPLSYGHVAIRLDLISKVHGIEQAENYFNSVPRQLKSLEVYSALLNCYARAELVEKAEAVMQQMRDMGLARSILSYNTLLNLYYKTGCYEKMENLLHEMEEKGIGNDKITYGIQISAYAANSDVDGIKKILTKMETNPEVLDWATYSTAANGFIKAGLVDKALLMLKKSEEMISTANKKSIAFEFILTQYAVIGKKDEVLRLWELFNKQVRVFNRGYMRMITSLLKFDDIETAEKIFEEWESRNLCYDIRMPNYLIRACCRKGLLGKAECLLTRVIEKGGKPDEKTWRYLASGYFKHNQMQKAVEATKQEISVARSFWRPYKYYIAVSLDYLKGKGDLEGAEEIIRLARDKGFVSWDIQQKVLDYIKDGEPNSPLPFGLLENAMDGDEEPSKLLAVEEGGG, from the exons ATGAAATTCTTCGGCAACCATTTTGGTTCACCGAGAACGAGAAGCTTGTTGAGCGTCTCTTATTACTACAACTACTCAACATCCCCTAGAAGTTCCTGGAAACAACCGGTGGACGCTCTGTACCGTAAGATTTCCCCAATCGGAGATCCAAAGGTCTCCGTCGTTCCGGTTCTCGATCAATGGGTCCACGATCGCCAATATGTTAGCAAAACTGGTCTCCTCGATATCATCAAAGAGCTCAGGCATTACGGACGCTATAGCCACGCGCTTGAG ATATCTATGTGGATGACCGAAAAAAGATATTATCCACTTTCATACGGTCATGTTGCCATTCGACTGGACCTGATCTCAAAAGTTCATGGGATAGAGCAAGCTGAGAATTATTTTAACAGTGTTCCAAGACAATTGAAATCCCTTGAGGTTTATAGTGCTCTCCTCAATTGTTATGCTCGTGCAGAACTAGTGGAAAAAGCAGAGGCTGTTATGCAACAGATGAGGGACATGGGGTTAGCAAGGTCAATACTGTCTTATAATACTTTGCttaatctatattataaaactggatgttatgaaaaaatggaaaatctcTTGCATGAGATGGAAGAGAAGGGCATTGGCAATGACAAAATTACATATGGCATTCAGATCAGTGCATATGCAGCTAATTCTGATGTAGATGGAATTAAGAAAATTCTGACAAAGATGGAAACTAACCCTGAAGTTTTGGATTGGGCTACTTATTCAACCGCAGCAAATGGATTTATAAAAGCTGGCCTTGTGGACAAAGCTTTGTTAATGTTGAAGAAATCAGAGGAAATGATATCAACTGCAAATAAAAAGTCTATAGCCTTTGAGTTCATTCTTACGCAATACGCTGTAATAGGGAAGAAAGATGAAGTGCTAAGATTATGGGAACTTTTCAATAAGCAGGTGAGGGTGTTTAATCGGGGTTATATGAGGATGATAACCTCTCTATTGAAGTTTGATGACATTGAAACTGCAGAGAAAATCTTTGAGGAGTGGGAATCCAGGAATTTATGCTATGATATCCGCATGCCAAACTATTTAATCCGTGCTTGTTGCAGAAAAGGTCTTTTAGGAAAGGCTGAATGCCTTCTTACCCGGGTGATAGAAAAGGGGGGAAAACCGGATGAAAAGACATGGCGTTATTTAGCATCAGGGTATTTTAAACATAATCAAATGCAGAAGGCTGTTGAAGCTACAAAACAAGAAATTTCTGTTGCCAGGTCCTTTTGGAGGCCCTACAAGTACTATATAGCTGTTTCTTTAGATTATTTGaaaggaaaaggagatttggAGGGAGCAGAGGAAATTATTAGACTAGCTAGGGATAAGGGTTTTGTATCCTGGGATATTCAGCAGAAAGTGTTGGATTATATTAAAGATGGGGAACCAAACTCACCATTACCATTTGGACTTTTAGAAAATGCTATGGATGGAGATGAAGAACCTTCAAAACTTTTAGCAGTCGAGGAGGGGGGTGGCTAA
- the LOC125419418 gene encoding pentatricopeptide repeat-containing protein At2g20710, mitochondrial isoform X2 produces MWMTEKRYYPLSYGHVAIRLDLISKVHGIEQAENYFNSVPRQLKSLEVYSALLNCYARAELVEKAEAVMQQMRDMGLARSILSYNTLLNLYYKTGCYEKMENLLHEMEEKGIGNDKITYGIQISAYAANSDVDGIKKILTKMETNPEVLDWATYSTAANGFIKAGLVDKALLMLKKSEEMISTANKKSIAFEFILTQYAVIGKKDEVLRLWELFNKQVRVFNRGYMRMITSLLKFDDIETAEKIFEEWESRNLCYDIRMPNYLIRACCRKGLLGKAECLLTRVIEKGGKPDEKTWRYLASGYFKHNQMQKAVEATKQEISVARSFWRPYKYYIAVSLDYLKGKGDLEGAEEIIRLARDKGFVSWDIQQKVLDYIKDGEPNSPLPFGLLENAMDGDEEPSKLLAVEEGGG; encoded by the coding sequence ATGTGGATGACCGAAAAAAGATATTATCCACTTTCATACGGTCATGTTGCCATTCGACTGGACCTGATCTCAAAAGTTCATGGGATAGAGCAAGCTGAGAATTATTTTAACAGTGTTCCAAGACAATTGAAATCCCTTGAGGTTTATAGTGCTCTCCTCAATTGTTATGCTCGTGCAGAACTAGTGGAAAAAGCAGAGGCTGTTATGCAACAGATGAGGGACATGGGGTTAGCAAGGTCAATACTGTCTTATAATACTTTGCttaatctatattataaaactggatgttatgaaaaaatggaaaatctcTTGCATGAGATGGAAGAGAAGGGCATTGGCAATGACAAAATTACATATGGCATTCAGATCAGTGCATATGCAGCTAATTCTGATGTAGATGGAATTAAGAAAATTCTGACAAAGATGGAAACTAACCCTGAAGTTTTGGATTGGGCTACTTATTCAACCGCAGCAAATGGATTTATAAAAGCTGGCCTTGTGGACAAAGCTTTGTTAATGTTGAAGAAATCAGAGGAAATGATATCAACTGCAAATAAAAAGTCTATAGCCTTTGAGTTCATTCTTACGCAATACGCTGTAATAGGGAAGAAAGATGAAGTGCTAAGATTATGGGAACTTTTCAATAAGCAGGTGAGGGTGTTTAATCGGGGTTATATGAGGATGATAACCTCTCTATTGAAGTTTGATGACATTGAAACTGCAGAGAAAATCTTTGAGGAGTGGGAATCCAGGAATTTATGCTATGATATCCGCATGCCAAACTATTTAATCCGTGCTTGTTGCAGAAAAGGTCTTTTAGGAAAGGCTGAATGCCTTCTTACCCGGGTGATAGAAAAGGGGGGAAAACCGGATGAAAAGACATGGCGTTATTTAGCATCAGGGTATTTTAAACATAATCAAATGCAGAAGGCTGTTGAAGCTACAAAACAAGAAATTTCTGTTGCCAGGTCCTTTTGGAGGCCCTACAAGTACTATATAGCTGTTTCTTTAGATTATTTGaaaggaaaaggagatttggAGGGAGCAGAGGAAATTATTAGACTAGCTAGGGATAAGGGTTTTGTATCCTGGGATATTCAGCAGAAAGTGTTGGATTATATTAAAGATGGGGAACCAAACTCACCATTACCATTTGGACTTTTAGAAAATGCTATGGATGGAGATGAAGAACCTTCAAAACTTTTAGCAGTCGAGGAGGGGGGTGGCTAA
- the LOC107432982 gene encoding pentatricopeptide repeat-containing protein At2g20710, mitochondrial produces the protein MKVSSFNSIMKFFGNHFCSSRTRSLLSVSYYYNYSTSPRSSWKQPVDALYRKISPMGDPKVSIVPVLDKWVQDGQYVSKAGLLDIIKELRHYGRYGHALEISMWMTDKRYYPLSYGHVAIRLDLISKVHGIEQAENYFNSVPRQLKSLEVYGALLNCYARAELVEKAEAVMQQMRDMGLARSILSYNTLLNLYYKTGGYEKMENLLHEMEEKGIDNDKITYAIQISAYAANSDVDGINKILTKMETNPEVLDWATYSTAANGFIKAGLVDKALLMLKKSEEMISTANKKPAAFEFILTQYAAIGKKDEVLRLWELFNKQLRVFNRGYMSMITSLLKFDDIESAEKIFEEWESRNLNYDIRIPNFLIRAYCRKGLFEKAESLLTRVIEKGGKPDEKTWRYLASGYFKHNQMWKAVEATKQEISVARSFWRPSKYYLAVSLDYLKGKGDLEGAEEIIRLVRDKGFVSWDIQEKVLDYIKDGESNSPLPFGLLAKALDGDEEPSKLLAVEEEGG, from the exons ATGAAGGTTTCGAGCTTCAATTCCATAATGAAATTCTTCGGCAACCATTTTTGTTCCTCGAGAACGAGAAGCTTGTTGAGCGTCTCTTATTACTACAACTACTCAACATCCCCGAGAAGTTCCTGGAAACAACCGGTGGATGCTCTGTACCGTAAGATTTCCCCAATGGGAGATCCAAAGGTCTCCATCGTCCCAGTTCTCGATAAGTGGGTCCAGGATGGCCAATATGTTAGCAAAGCTGGTCTCCTCGATATCATCAAAGAGCTCAGGCATTACGGACGCTATGGCCACGCTCTTGAG aTATCTATGTGGATGACCGACAAAAGATATTATCCACTTTCATACGGTCATGTTGCCATTCGACTGGATCTGATCTCAAAAGTTCATGGGATAGAACAagctgaaaattattttaacagTGTTCCAAGACAATTAAAATCCCTTGAGGTTTACGGTGCTCTCCTCAATTGTTATGCTCGTGCAGAACTAGTGGAAAAAGCGGAGGCTGTTATGCAGCAGATGAGGGATATGGGGTTGGCAAGGTCAATACTATCTTATAATACTTTGCttaatctatattataaaactGGAGGTtatgaaaaaatggaaaatctcTTGCATGAGATGGAAGAGAAGGGTATTGACAATGACAAAATTACGTATGCCATTCAGATCAGTGCATATGCAGCTAATTCTGATGTGGATGGAATTAACAAGATTCTGACAAAGATGGAAACTAATCCTGAAGTTTTGGATTGGGCTACTTATTCAACTGCAGCTAATGGATTTATAAAAGCTGGTCTTGTGGACAAAGCTTTGTTAATGTTGAAGAAATCAGAGGAAATGATATCAACTGCAAATAAAAAGCCTGCAGCCTTTGAGTTCATTCTCACGCAATACGCTGCAATAGGGAAGAAAGATGAAGTGCTAAGATTATGGGAACTTTTCAATAAGCAGCTGAGGGTGTTTAATCGGGGTTATATGAGCATGATAACCTCTCTATTGAAGTTTGATGACATTGAAAGTGCAGAGAAAATCTTTGAGGAGTGGGAATCCAGGAATTTAAACTATGATATCCGCATTCCAAACTTTTTAATCCGTGCTTATTGCAGAAAAGGTCTTTTCGAAAAGGCTGAATCCCTTCTTACCCGGGTGATAGAAAAGGGGGGAAAACCAGATGAAAAGACATGGCGTTATTTGGCATCGGGGTATTTTAAACATAATCAAATGTGGAAGGCTGTTGAAGCTACAAAACAAGAAATTTCTGTTGCCAGGTCATTTTGGAGGCCGAGCAAATATTATTTGGCCGTTTCTTTAGATTATTTGaaaggaaaaggagatttggAGGGAGCAGAGGAAATTATTAGACTAGTTAGGGATAAGGGTTTTGTATCTTGGGATATTCAGGAGAAAGTGCTGGATTATATTAAAGATGGGGAGTCGAACTCACCATTACCATTTGGACTTTTAGCAAAAGCTCTGGATGGAGATGAAGAACCTTCCAAACTTTTAGCAGTCGAGGAGGAAGGTGGCTAA
- the LOC107432977 gene encoding pentatricopeptide repeat-containing protein At2g20710, mitochondrial, whose product MKMKQLSKLNFYNHFRSKNMFISPLFYSTTTTTTKTESTRNSRNQKGSLDALYRKISPIGDHKVSIVPVLDKWIHDGRAVDKRRLLGIIKELRHYRRYKHALELSMWMTDKRYYPLTYGDVAIRLDLISKVHGIEQVENYFNSVPRQLKSLEVYGALLNCYAHAELVEKAEAVMQQMRDIGLARSTLSYNVLLNLYYKTGCYEKMENLLHEMEEKGIGQDGVTYAIQISAYAANSDAEGIDKILTRMETDHEVLDWSTYSTAANGCIRVGLLDKGLSMLKKSEELISTAKKKSAAYEHILTQYAALGKKDEVLKLCELFDKNLKVYNRGYISMITSLLKFDDIESAEKIFEVWETQNLNYDIRIPNLLIAAYCRKGLFEKAESLFNRVIDKGGQPDAKTWHYLTALYIKKDQMQKAAEAIKQEMSVVKFFWKPSRDSLVAYLEYLKGKGNLEGAEEIIRLVGDKGFVSVDIQERLLNYIQDVESNSQVLIEILRNALDGDEEPSELLAVEEEASDSRNMLDNL is encoded by the exons atgaagatgaagcaGCTTTCCAAATTGAATTTCTACAACCATTTCCGTTCTAAAAATATGTTCATCAGCCCCTTGTTTTactcaacaacaacaactacaACAAAAACGGAATCGACAAGAAATTCCAGGAACCAGAAGGGCTCGCTGGACGCTCTCTACCGTAAGATTTCACCCATTGGAGATCATAAGGTCTCCATCGTTCCTGTTCTCGACAAGTGGATCCACGATGGCCGAGCCGTTGACAAAAGACGTCTACTGGGTATCATCAAGGAGCTCAGGCATTACAGACGCTATAAGCACGCACTTGAG CTATCTATGTGGATGACTGACAAAAGATACTATCCGCTTACGTATGGTGATGTTGCCATTCGGCTGGACCTTATCTCAAAAGTTCATGGGATAGAGCAAGTTGAGAATTATTTTAACAGTGTTCCAAGACAATTAAAATCCCTTGAGGTTTACGGTGCTCTCCTCAATTGTTATGCTCATGCAGAACTAGTGGAAAAAGCGGAGGCTGTTATGCAGCAGATGAGGGATATAGGCTTAGCAAGGTCAACACTGTCTTATAATGTTTTGCttaatctatattataaaactggatgttatgaaaaaatggaaaatctcTTGCATGAGATGGAAGAGAAGGGTATTGGTCAGGACGGAGTTACATATGCCATTCAGATCAGTGCATATGCAGCTAATTCTGATGCGGAGGGAATTGACAAGATTCTGACAAGGATGGAAACTGATCATGAAGTTTTGGATTGGTCTACTTATTCAACCGCAGCAAATGGATGTATAAGAGTTGGGCTTTTGGACAAAGGTTTGTCAATGTTAAAGAAATCGGAGGAACTGATATCAACCGCAAAGAAAAAGTCTGCAGCCTATGAGCATATTCTCACACAATATGCTGCATTAGGGAAGAAAGATGAAGTGTTAAAATTATGCGAACTTTTCGATAAGAATCTGAAGGTGTATAATCGGGGCTATATCAGCATGATAACCTCTCTATTGAAGTTTGATGACATTGAAAGTGCTGAGAAAATCTTTGAGGTGTGGGAAACCCAGAATTTAAACTATGATATCCGTATCCCAAATCTCTTGATTGCTGCTTATTGCAGAAAAGGTCTTTTTGAAAAGGCTGAAAGCCTTTTTAACCGGGTGATAGATAAGGGAGGACAACCTGATGCAAAGACATGGCATTATTTGACAGCATTGTATATTAAAAAGGATCAAATGCAGAAGGCAGCTGAAGCTATCAAACAAGAAATGTCCGTTGTCAAGTTCTTCTGGAAGCCAAGCAGGGATAGTTTGGTGGCTTATCTGGAATActtgaaagggaaaggaaattTGGAGGGAGCAGAGGAAATTATTAGACTAGTTGGGGATAAGGGTTTTGTATCTGTGGATATTCAGGAGAGATTGTTGAACTATATTCAAGATGTGGAATCAAATTCACAAGTGCTTATTGAAATTTTACGAAATGCTTTGGATGGAGATGAAGAACCTTCTGAACTTTTAGCAGTGGAGGAGGAAGCTAGCGATAGCAGAAACATGCTTGATAATTTGTGA